The Rhizobiaceae bacterium genome contains the following window.
TCGGCGATTTCATCGCCGCCGTACAGGGATCGAATCTCGGCGGCGGCAGCCATGCCGCCGCATTGCTCGACCAGCAACTGGTCGGGTGGCTGCGCGCCATGGTCGGCTTTCCCGACGATGGCGGCGGCACGCTGGCCAGTGGCGGATCAATGGCGAACCTGCTTTGCCTCACCGTCGCACGCAACGCGATGGCTGGCGCGGACATCCGCGAAAAAGGATTAGCATTTGTTGATAAAACATTGAAATTCTATGCTTCCGATCAGGTCCATTATTGCCATCGCAAGGCGCTGGAGACGCTCGGCCTCGGCAATGAAAGCCTGCGCCGGGTCGAGAGCGACGAGCACTACCGAATGGACGTGGATGCGTTGCGCGAGATCATCCGCGCCGACCGAGCAAGCGGCAATGCGCCCGCCTGCATCATCGCGACCGCTGGCACGGTCAATACCGGAGCGATCGACGACCTCAACGCGCTTGCGGACCTCGCAAAGGAAGAAGGCCTTTGGCTGCATGTGGACGGGTGCATCGGCGCGCTACTGGCGATTGCACCTGAAAACGGGTGGCGTGTGGACGGGCTGGCGCGCGCCGATTCCGTCGCACTCGATCCGCACAAATGGCTGCACGCGCCATTCGAGGTCGGGTGCGCGCTGGTCAAGGACCGCGCAAAGCACCGCAGCACCTTCGCCGTCTCACCTGAGTACCTGAAAGGCACCCCGCGCGGCATTGCCTCGGGCGAATGGCTTTATGAATACGGCTTGCAGACCTCGCGCGGCTTCGCGGCATTGAAGGTCTGGATGGCGCTGATGGAGCACGGCGTCGAGAAGTTCGGGCGGCTGATCGACCAGAACATGGCGCAGGCGCGGCTGCTGGCCGCGCTTGTCGAGCAAGCCCCGCGCATGGAACTCATGTGCGAGCCGCAGGCGAACATCGTCTGCTTTCGTTTCGCCCCCGCCGGGCAGGACGAACCCGCCCTGCGCGACCTCAACATCGAGATCATGCTGCGCCTTCAGGAAAGCGGCGTGGCGGCTTTGTCGGACACGACCATCCGCGACCGCCACTGCCTGCGCGCCGCGATCTGCAATCACAGGACGCGCGACGAGGACATCACGCTGCTGGTCTCGGCAATCGAGGAAACAGGCGCGGCAATTCTCGGACATTGACCCGCATGGCCCTCAACCGGGCGGCTTGATGCAGACGCCGACGCCGCGCGCCGCGCCGTCCTCGAACAGCAGTTCCACGCCGCGCAACCGGAGCGCCTTGACCAGCAGTTCCTCGGAGCCCCTGTGGAGCGCGTGCCGATGGCACTCGAAATCCTTGATGGTGCTGCGGGAAACCCCGGCCGCCGCCGCCAACTGATCCTGAGTCCAGTTGAGAAGACCACGCGCGGCGCGACATTGTTCAGGCAGCAGAGACATTGAGCAGGACTCTTTGCGCTTCGCCGATTATTCCGTTGCAGAGTCAACCATAATGGTTGACATTAGGCAACACCTCCTGAATCGGTTTCGAGGCATCCCTTCGCATGACAGGTAGCGCAGTCCTGATTCCGCTCGTCACGATACCCTTCGTGGGGAGCCTTATCGCGCTCGCCCTGCCCTCGAACGCCCGAAACGCCGAAGCCTGGCTTTCAGGCGTCACCGCGCTCGGCCTGTTCGTTCTGTCGGCGATGCACTATCCCGAGGTGATGAATGGCGGGTTGATCCGGCACAATGTGCAATGGGTCCCCGAGCTTGGCCTCAACATGACGTTTCGGATGGACGGCTTCGCGTGGCTGTTCACCATGCTCATCACAGGGATCGGTTTCCTGGTGGTGATCTATGCCCGCTACTACATGTCGCCCGAAGACCCGGTGCCGCGTTTCTACGCCTATCTGCTCGCCTTCATGGGGTCGATGCTGGGCATCGTGAATTCGGGCAACCTGATCCAGCTCGTCGTGTTCTGGGAACTGACGAGCGTCTTTTCATTCCTGCTGATCGGCTACTGGTATCACAATGCAGCGGCCCGCGACGGCGCGCGCATGGCGCTGACGATCACGGCGGTCGGAGGGCTTTGCCTGCTCGCGGCGATGCTGCTGATCGGCTATGTCGTGGGCAGCTACGATCTCGACAAGGTACTCGCTTCCGGGTCGATGATCCGCGGGCACAAGCTCTACCTGCCTATCCTGATCCTTTTCCTGATCGGCGCCTTCACCAAAAGCGCGCAATTTCCCTTCCATGTATGGCTGCCGAACGCGATGGCCGCGCCGACGCCGGTTTCGGCCTATCTCCATTCCGCCACCATGGTGAAGGCCGGAGTGTTCCTGATGACGCGCCTGTGGCCTGTGCTCGCAGGCACTCCGGAGTGGTTCACCATTGTCGGGCTGGCGGGCATGACGACCCTGCTGCTCGGTGCGTTCTTCGCCATCTTCCAGCAGGACATCAAAGGCCTGCTCGCCTATTCGACCATCAGCCATCTCGGCCTTATAACACTCCTGCTGAGCCTCGGCAGCCCGCTCGGCGCGGTGGCAGCCATCTTCCATATGGCCAACCATGCGACGTTCAAGGCCTCCCTGTTCATGGCGGCCGGCATCATCGACCATGAGGCGGGAACGCGCGACATGCGTCGGCTGGGCGGCCTGTTCTCTCTCATGCCGGTCACGGCGACGCTCGCCATGGTGGCGAGTGCCGCGATGGCGGGCGTGCCGCTGCTGAACGGATTCCTGTCCAAGGAAATGTTCTTCGCCGAGGCGATCGAGCATCACGCGGATTCGATCCTCGACACGGCGGCCCCTTACGTCGCCGTTCTCGCCAGCGCGTTCGCAGTCACCTATTCCATACGTTTCATCCACGGCGTGTTCTTCGGGCCAATTCCCGACGACATGCCGCGGCGGCCGCACGAACCGCCCTTCTTCATGCGCGCTCCCGCGACGCTGCTGGTGATGATTTGCCTCGTGGTCGGCATCTTTCCCGCGCAGACAGTCGGCGTATATCTGCGGAGCGCGGCGACCTCAGTGCTTGGCCCCGAGATGCCCGCGTTCAGCCTCGCATTGTGGCACGGCTTCAATGCGCCGCTCGCGATGAGCGTGCTCGTGCTCATTGCCGGGTCAATCCTCTATAAGCTGCTCAAAAATTATCTCGCCACAAGCGAGGAAGGCCCGCCCTATTTCCGCGAACTCAAGGGCCAACGCATATTCGAGCGCGTCATGGTTTCGGTATCGTGGCGCTGGGCACGATTGCTCGAAAGCTGGCTCGGCACGCGCCGCCTGCAACCCCAGCTCAGCATCCTGTGCGCCATCGCATTGCTTGCAGGGGCGCTCTCCGTCGCGCGCCGGGGACTGCCTCATCCACCCCTCACATTCGGCAACACCGACCTGCTGTTCACTGGCCTGTGGCTGATCGGCATTGTCTGTGCCATCGGGGCAGCCTACCAGGCAAAATACCATCGCCTGTTCGCGGTCATCCTGATGGGCGGCGCGGGGCTGGTGACATGCGTGACCTTCATCTGGCTGTCCGCCCCTGACCTCGCGCTGACCCAGCTTGTCGTCGAGGTGGTGACGACCGTTCTGATACTGCTTGGCCTGCGCTGGCTTCCCAAGCGCTTCGAGGCGGTCTCGGAAGGAACGTCGCTCATCACGAGGGCGCGGCGCGGGCGCGACATGGTGCTCGCCATCGCCTGCGGCGCGGGCACCGGCTTCCTCGCCTATCTTGTCATGACCCGCTATCCGCCGCCGACGATTGCGGACTATTTCCTGCTGAACGCCTATGAACAGGGCGGCGGGCGCAATGTGGTCAATGTCATCCTCGTCGATTTCCGGGGTTTCGATACATTCGGCGAGATCGCCGTGCTCGGCATTGTCGCGCTCACCGTTTTCGCGCTTCTGCGGCGCTTCCGCCCCGCCCCGGACAATATCGACTCGCCGGAGCAGCAATTGCTGCAACTGAACCAGACGCCTGCACCCGAAACGGGCGATGCGGAAGCGGCTCCAAGCGTGGCCGAGGACTACCTGTACGTGCCGTCGGTCATCATGCAGTGGCTCTTTCCGGTCATCATGGTGTTCGCGGCCTATCTGTTCCTGCGCGGGCACGATTCGCCTGGTGGCGGGTTCGTGGCGGGCGTCGCCATGGCCGCCGCCTTCATCCTGCAATACATGGCGTCCGGCACGCGTTGGGTGGAAGAAAGGCTTCGGGTGCTGCCGGTCAGGTGGATGGGCGTCGGCCTGCTGATCGCCGCAGCAACAGGCATGGGCGCATGGGCGTTCGGCTATCCGTTCCTGACCTCGCACGCGCAATATGTGGCGGTGCCCTTCATCGGAAAGGTGCCTGTCGCGACGGCGCTCATCTTCGACCTTGGCATCTTTTCGCTGGTCATGGGCGCGACTGTGCTCATGCTCATCGCAATTGCACACCAGTCGATCCGCAAGCTGCGCGCCGCGAAGATTCCCGCAACCGTGACGGAGAACGCGTGATGGAACTCGTTCTCGCACTCGGCATCGGCGCGCTGGTGGGTTCCGGCGTCTGGCTGTTGCAGCGCCCGCGCACATATCAGTTGATCGTCGGCCTCTCGCTGATCGGCTACGGCGTCAACCTGTTCATCTTCTCCATGGGCCGCCTGCGCGTCAACGCCGCGCCCGTGCTCGTGGATGGCGGACCCACCGACCCGTCGGCTTATGCCGACCCGATCCCGCAAGCGCTGGTGCTGACCGCCATCGTCATCGGCTTCGCGACGACGGCCCTGTTCCTCGTCGTGCTGCTCGCGGCGCGCGGACTGACCGGTTCGGACCATGTCGACGGCAGGGAGCCATGACAATGGACCTGTCGAACCACCTCACCATCGCGCCGATCCTGCTGCCGCTGCTGACGGGCGCGCTGCTGCTTTTGTTCGACGAGCGCCGGCACACGCTGAAGGCGCTGATGAGCGTCGGCGCGGTGCTGCTGCTGATCGTCGTCAATATGACACTGCTCGAGGTCGCGGACCGTGGCGGGACCGGGGTATACCTGCTCGGCAACTGGCCAGCGCCCTTCGGTATCGTGCTGGTGCTCGACCGGCTGTCCGCCGTCATGCTGCTGATGACGAGCCTCCTCGCGATTGCAGCCCTGTTCTTCTCCCTCGCGCGCTGGCACAAGGCGGGCTCGCACTTCCACAGCCTGTTCCAGTTCCTGCTGATGGGATTGAACGGGGCGTTCCTGACAGGCGATCTTTTCAACCTGTTCGTCTTTTTCGAGGTGGTGCTTTCCGCATCCTACGGCCTGCTGCTGCACGGATCGGGACCGCACAGGGTGCGCGCTGGTCTGCACTATGTCGCGATAAACCTCGCGGCCTCGGCGCTTTTCCTGGTGGGCGTCAGCCTCATTTATGGTGTAACCGGCACATTGAACATGGCTGATCTGGTCGGACGCATCGGTTCGGTACCGCCGGAAAACCGCTTCCTGCTCGAAGCAGGTGCGTCCATCCTCGGCATCGCCTTTCTCGTGAAGGCGGGCATGTGGCCGCTGTGCTTTTGGCTGCCCGGCGCATATTCCGCCGCCGCCGCCCCGGTGGCCGCCATATTCGCGGTGCTCAGCAAGATGGGCATCTACGTGCTGATGCGGCTTTCGCCTTTGCTGTTCGGCGCGGCAGCCGGCACTTCCGCAGGGTTCGACGACAAATGGCTGTTTGCGGGCGGGCTCGCCACGCTGGCCTTCGGCGCAATTGGCGTGCTCGCCTCCCAGGCGATGGTGCGCCTTGCCGCGTTCAGTGTCCTTGTGTCGAGCGGCACGCTGCTGGCCGCCGTGGCGATGTCAGACGACCGCACGACGGCCGCCGCGCTCTATTACATGGTCAATTCGACGCTGACCATCGGCGCGCTGTTCCTGCTGATCGAGCTTCTCGACCGCGCGCAGGACCCGGCGGCTGCCGTTCTTTCCGTCACGATGGAAGCCTATGGGGACGGCGACGAGGACGAGATCGAGGAGGAGGTGGGCGTGACGATCCCGGCGACGCTTGCCATTCTCGGCGTTTCCTTCGGGATTTGCGGCATCCTGCTTTCGGGACTTCCACCGCTGTCCGGCTTTGTCGGGAAGTTCGCCCTGCTTTCGGCCGCGCTCGACGCAGGCAACCGGATTTCCACTGCAAACTGGCTGTTTTTCGCGATGCTCATCCTGTCGGGCCTGTTCGCTCTCGTTGCGATGCTGCGCGCAGGCATCCGCATCTTCTGGGCGCCCGTCGAGATCATCGTGCCCCGCGTGCGCGTCATCGAATTCGTCCCGGTCGCGTTCCTGCTGGCGCTGTGCACATGGATGACGGCGCAGGCCGGACCGACCATGCGCTACCTCGACGCCACCGCGCAGGCGCTGCACGATCCGGCAAGCTATGTGCGGGACGTGTTGAGCTATGCCCCCGTTCCTCCCCCGATGAAGGCCGCGCAATGAGCCGCCTCCTTCCCTATCCGCTGCTGACCGCCTCGCTGCTGCTGATGTGGCTGCTGCTCAATGGCGCGACGCTCGGCCACCTTGTCCTCGGCCTGCCGATTGCCATGTTCGCAAGCTGGACCATGGCGTCTTTGCAGCCGTCCCGGCCGCGCATACGCCGCTGGAGCGCAATCCCCCGGCTGCTCGGCCTGGTCTCGGCCGACATCGTGAAATCCAACATCGCGGTGGCGCGGCTGGTCCTTTCGGCCCCGATCTCGACGTCGCGCTCGGGTTTCATCTTGATCCCCCTGACAGTGGCAGACAGGACCGCGCTCGCGATGCTGGCCTGCATACTCACCGCCACACCCGGCACGGCATGGGTGGAGTATCGTTCGCGCAAGAGCCTCCTCCTGCTTCATGTCCTCGATGTCGGCGATGAACAACACTGGCTGGACCTTGTGCAGGACCGCTACGAGCCGCTGCTGCTGGAGATCTTCGAATGAGCTTCACGCTTCTCTACTGGTCGCTCACGATTTCGCACTGGCTGTTGCTGGCCGCCATGGCCTGCTGCCTTGCGCGGCTCGTCTATGGCCCGCGCGCGCAAGATCGCGTGCTGGCCTTCGACGCGCTTTACGTCGCCACGATGCTGTTCATGCTCAGCCTCGGCATCGCCACGCGCAGCACCTTTTTCTTCGACGCCGCGCTCGTCATCGCGCTGCTCGGTTTCATTTCGACCGCGGCGCTCGCGAAATTCCTGATGCGGGGAGAAGTCATCGAATGAGCGACCCGACCGACCTGCCGCTGTGGGCGGCGATACTCATTTCCCTGTTTCTCGTGCTCGGCTCCGCAATCACCCTGCTCGGCGCCATCGGCCTGCTGCGATTCCGCAATTTCTACCAGCGCCTGCATGCGCCGACGCTCGGTACGACGTTCGGAGCCGGCGGAATATTGATCTCATCGATCATCTTTTCGCAGATGACCGAATCACGGCCGGTCCTGCACGAGCTTCTGATCGCCGCATTCGTAACCGTGACCACGCCGGTCACGCTGATGCTGCTCGGTCGCGCAGCGCTATTCCGGGATCGCACCGAGAAGAACGACATCGTGCCTCCGTTTCAACCATGACTTTCGTTGACTTGTCTCCACATATTTTAGCCGTATCTTACTGGCGACAGGTTGCTGGCTGTGCTCTAAGCGCCTGAAATGATCGGTGCCGGCGGTTGGGGAACTCGCCGGACAAACGATCGAAGTGAGCACTGGAAGACAAGGGAGGAATGGAGATGGCGGGTTTACTCGCGCTTTCCCGCGCCATTGATGCGTTCAACGAGTTTATCGGCAAATGGGTAAGCTGGCTGATCCTGCTGTCCATCCTCATCAGCGCCATAAACGCCGTCATACGCAAGGTGTTCAGCGTTTCCTCAAACGCCTGGCTTGAGGCGCAGTGGTATCTTTTCGGGGCCGCCTTCCTGCTCGCCGCCGCCTATACGCTCAAGCAGAACGAGCACATCCGCATCGACATTGTGTACGGCATGTTTTCGCGGCGGATCCAGCACTGGATCGATCTGCTGGGGCATCTCTTCTTCCTGATGCCGTTCGTACTGCTGATGATCTACTATTTCGTCCCCTATTTCCTGCTCTCCTTCAGGACAGGCGAAGTGTCCACCAATGCCGGCGGCCTCATCATCTGGCCTGCAAAGGCGCTGCTGCTGGTGGGCTTCACCCTTCTCGCCCTTCAGGGCGTTTCCGAGATCATCAAGAAAATCGCGATCATGCGAGGGGACATGGAGGACCCCAATCCGTTCATTTCGGCGCATGAAGCGGCGGAGCTTGAAGGCCAGGCACTCGCCAAGGAGATCAAGTCATGATCGAGTTCATCGCCACGAACATGGCGCCGATCATGTTCTGCTCCCTCATCGTATTCCTGCTGATCGGCTATCCGGTGGCCTTTGCGCTGGCCGCCAACGGCCTGCTCTTCTTCTTCATCGGGGTGGAACTCGCGCCCATTTCGAACGGCACCATCAATCTGAGCTGGAACCTGCTCTACGCGCTGCCGGAACGCTTCTACGGCGGCGTCATGGCCAACGAAACGCTGCTGGCCATCCCTTTCTTCACCTTCATGGGCATCGTGCTCGAACGATCCGGCATGGCCGAGGACCTGCTCGACACGATCGGCCAGTTGTTCGGTCCGATTCGCGGCGGCCTCGCCTATGCCGTCATCTTCGTCGGCGCGCTGCTGGCGGCGACCACGGGCGTGGTGGCGGCATCGGTCATTGCGATGGGCCTGATTTCTCTGCCGATCATGCTGCGCTACGGTTACGACCGGCGACTCGCCTCCGGCGTGATCGCAGCCTCCGGGACGCTGGCGCAGATCATTCCGCCCTCGCTGGTGCTGATCGTGCTGGCGGACCAGTTGGGCCGCTCGGTCGGCGACATGTACAAGGGCGCGCTCATACCCGGCCTGATCCTGACCGCGATCTATATGGGCTACATCCTGATCATGTCGATCATCCGGCCCAAATCCATGCCGGCGCTGCCGCCGGAGGCGCGCACGCTCGGCTCGGGCGTGCTTTCGCTGCTGGTCGCGCTTGTGGCCGCGGGTGCATTCGCCTATGCCGCGCACATCTACCTCGCCCCGATGCATGGCGAGAACGCCGACATTCTCGGCGCAACCGTCGGCGTGATCGTGATCTATGTCGCAGCGCTGATCGACCGCACCTCCGGTCTCGGCTTGATGTCGCGGCTCGCGCAGCAGGTCATCATCGTGCTGATCCCGCCGCTTGCGCTGATCTTCCTCGTGCTCGGCACGATTTTCCTCGGCATCGCCACGCCTACGGAAGGCGGTGCGATGGGAGCCGTCGGCGCGCTCATCATGGCGGCGGCGAAGGGAAGGCTCAATCTCGACGTGGTGCAGCAGGCGCTTGCGGCCACGACGCGGCTATCGGCCTTCGTCATGTTCATCCTGATCGGCGCGCGCGTCTTTTCCCTGACATTCTACGGGGTCAACGGGCATTTGTGGGTCGAGCACCTGCTGACCTCCCTGCCCGGCGGCGAGATCGGCTTCCTGATCGCCGTCAACGTGCTGGTGTTCTTCCTCGCCTTCTTCCTGGACTTCTTCGAGCTGGCCTTCATCATCGTGCCGCTGCTTGCGCCCGCTGCCGACAAGCTCGGCATCGACCTGATCTGGTTCGGCGTGTTGCTCGGCGTGAACATGCAGACGAGCTTCATGCACCCGCCATTTGGCTTCGCGCTCTTTTATCTGCGATCGGTCGCGGCGCGCGCGCCTTACATCGACCGCGTGACGAAGCTGCGCACCGAGCCTGTGACCACCGGCCAAATCTATTGGGGCGCGGTGCCTTTCGTCTTCATTCAGGTGCTCATGGTCGCGCTGGTCATCATGTTTCCGCAGATGGTCATGCACTACAAGGGCAAGGTCGTGGACCCGTCCACCATCGACATCAAGATACCCGACCTTCCCGGATTCGGAGCGCCTGCGGGCGGCAACGGAGCGCCCCCTGCTCCCGGCTTCGACCTCAACACGCCGCCGGCAATCGGCGGCGGGCAATCGGGAGCCGCGCCGCAGCCGAACACGAACGATCTGTCGTCGCCACCCGACATGGGCGGCGGCAACCAGTCCGCTCCGCCGGCAAACGACCTGACGAAGCCACCGAGCTTCAACTGACGGAAAAGTGCTGCGGGTTGCGCGATGCGACCCGCAGTCCTGGAAATGACTATTGAAGATAGTCGTTGGGATCGACGGCCGCGGCGTCCTTGCGAACCTCGAAATGCAGCTTCGGCGTATTCGTCGCCGCGCTGACGCCTGAAAGCGCGATGTCCTCGCCGCGCTTGACCTTCTGCCCGCGCTTGACCTTGAGTTCGCTGGCATTGCCGTAGACAGTCACAAGGCCGTTCTCGTGGCGCACCAGAACGGTGTTGCCGAAATCCTTGAGCCCGTCGCCCGCATAGATCACGACGCCGTTTTCCGCCGCCTTTACCGGCGTTCCGGGCGGCACCTGGATGTCGATGCCATCCCGCGCGGTTCCCGACCCCTGGCCGAACCCCGACACAACACGGCCCTTGACCGGCCAGCGCATCTTGCCAATGCCGGAATCGTCGGGAGCCTCGGCATTGTCCGACTTCGCGGCGTCCGCCACAGCCTTGCCCGAACTCGGCGGGGTGTAGGCGGCGAGCTTCGGCTTATCCTGTGTACCCTCCGCCTCCGGTTTCTTCGGAGCTTCGGCGGTCTCAACCGGCTTTGCAGCGGGTGCGGCCTGTTTCGGTGCGGCTGCGACCTTGGCGTCGCCCGCTCCCGGGATCCTGAGCGTCTGGCCGATACGGACATTCCCGTCCTCGATGCCATTGGCCTGTTTCAGCGCAGCGAGGCTGACGCCGTTCCTGTGCGCGATTCCTGTCAGTGTGTCGCCGGATTCGACCTTATAGGTGCCGGACGCCGGCTTCGCGGCGCTTTGCGCGACCGCCTTTTTCGTCTCAGCAGCGGAGGCCGGCAGAGTGCCGAGCGTTGCGGGCTGCTTCTTGACGGTAGCAGCGGCGCCGTCGCGTTCCACCGAGCGGCTGAGCGGATCGATTGGCGGCTGCATCTGGGCGGTGCGCACCGGCTCTGCGCCCGGAAGCGGCGTCGATGCGGGCTGCGTGCTGCCGCCGGGTGCTGCCAGTTGCGTGCGCTGCACCGCGCCGCCGGAAGGCGCTGCGGGCGCTTGCGATACCGGATATGTCTCTTCGGAGGGCGCTATCTGTCCGCTGTCGACCGGCTGCGAAGGAGCGGTGGAATATGTGACCAGTCCGTCGGTGAAGCGCGTTGCGCTCGAACTGCACCCGGCAGCCGTCCCCAGCATCAGCAGTGCGGCGGCCTGTGCCAGGCGAATCCGGCGGTTCTGTACTAGAATTAAACTCATCGCAAAAAACCCGCGAATACTCGAACCAGATGAGGAGAATTAAACCGAGTTAATGTTACCGCCCGGTTAAGACTCGAGTCGCTGCGTAAATAAACTCGGTTGATAAACGCTAAATGATCGACGCGAGAGAGCGAGCGATGGGTTGAAATCGCACACGCGCGAAGTCGTCGCGCTCAAAACGGCTGCCGACCTTGCCGAGACGTGCGAGGTCCTGCTCGTCCTCCGCCGGGCCAATGGGCGCGACCATCACGCCATTGGTGGCGAGTTGATCCACGAAAATGCGCGGCAGGGTCTCGAAGGCCGCCCACACAACGATCCGGTCAAAGGGACCTTGCGCGGCAAGCCCGTTGGACCCATCGGCATGGCGCACGGTCACGCCGCTCAGTTGCAGCGCCTCGAAGCGCTGCTTGGCGTTCTCGCAAAGCGTCCTGTAGCGGTCGACAGTCGTGACGCGGGCCGACAGGCGCGCCATCAGCGCCGCCGTGTAGCCCGTGCCGGTGCCGATCTCCAGCACGCGGTGCGCAGGTTCGATGTTGAGAGCGGCGATCACCGCCGCCTGAAGATCGACGCCTTCGATGGCTTCGCCGCATTCAATCGGCACCATACGGTCGGACCAGGCGCAATCTTCCCATTGCGGCGGCAGGAACAGGCCCCTCGGGGTCGTTTCAAAAGCTGTGGCAAGCTCCTTCGGCAGGCGTCCGCGCTGGCGTAGGAAGAAAGCCGCCAAACCTTCCCGACCCGCCGTCTGCTTGCTCATCCAAGAACCTCGCTCAATTGCCGGCGCAAGTTATGAGCCGTCAGATCAAGCTGCAAGGGCGTGACGGATACCTTCTTTTGGCGAATGGCGTGAACGTCCGTTCCCTCGGTGACTTCCGTGGGCGCGCGTCCGAACCGCAGCCAGAAATAAGGCAGGCCCCGACCGTCGCGCCGTTCATCGATCCACATTGCGTGGGCAAGGCGACCCTGGGCCGTAACCTCCGTCCCCTTCACCTCCTGCGGCTGGCAGTTGGGAAAATTGACGTTGAGGAGGACACCATCGGGAAGCTCCATGCCGATCAGCTTGTCGAGCAGTTCCGGCGCCAACGCTTCGGCGGTTTCGTAAGGGACGATGCGCTCGTCATGCTCGACCGAATAGGCCTGGCTGAGCGCGATGGAGCGAATGCCCAGCATCGCGCCTTCGATTGCGCCCGCAACCGTCCCGGAATAGGTCACGTCATCCGCGATGTTGGAACCGGAATTGACGCCCGACAGGATAAGGTCCGGCGGTTCGGGCATGAGCTTGCGCACACCCATGATCACGCAATCGGTCGGCGTGCCGCGCAGCGCATAGTGCTTCTCCCCGATGCGGCGCAGGCGCAACGGATCGGACAGCGAAAGCGAATGCGCAAAGCCGGACTGGTCGAATTCCGGCGCGACCACCCAAACATCGTCAGTGAAATGGCGCGCGATGCGCTCAAGGCAGGCTATGCCTTCGGCATTGATGCCGTCGTCGTTGGTCAGCAATATGCGCATTGGAATCAGGGCCTTTCGATCTTTTCAAGCCCGCCCATATAAGGCCGCAGCACGTCGGGGATTGTGACGCTTCCGTCCGGGTTCTGATAATTTTCGAGCACGGCGATCAGCGCGCGGCCCACCGCCACGCCGGAGCCGTTCAGCGTGTGCACGAACCTCG
Protein-coding sequences here:
- a CDS encoding aspartate aminotransferase family protein, whose amino-acid sequence is MDVDGYSAMPGALHGTETLDPPDWQQAASLAHRIVDDAVDYLAGVRDRPVWQPMPDEVRARLAARLPRQPTPLADVYETLRETVLSYPMGNIHPRFWSWYMGTGNFTGALGDFIAAVQGSNLGGGSHAAALLDQQLVGWLRAMVGFPDDGGGTLASGGSMANLLCLTVARNAMAGADIREKGLAFVDKTLKFYASDQVHYCHRKALETLGLGNESLRRVESDEHYRMDVDALREIIRADRASGNAPACIIATAGTVNTGAIDDLNALADLAKEEGLWLHVDGCIGALLAIAPENGWRVDGLARADSVALDPHKWLHAPFEVGCALVKDRAKHRSTFAVSPEYLKGTPRGIASGEWLYEYGLQTSRGFAALKVWMALMEHGVEKFGRLIDQNMAQARLLAALVEQAPRMELMCEPQANIVCFRFAPAGQDEPALRDLNIEIMLRLQESGVAALSDTTIRDRHCLRAAICNHRTRDEDITLLVSAIEETGAAILGH
- a CDS encoding helix-turn-helix transcriptional regulator; protein product: MSLLPEQCRAARGLLNWTQDQLAAAAGVSRSTIKDFECHRHALHRGSEELLVKALRLRGVELLFEDGAARGVGVCIKPPG
- a CDS encoding monovalent cation/H+ antiporter subunit A, whose protein sequence is MTGSAVLIPLVTIPFVGSLIALALPSNARNAEAWLSGVTALGLFVLSAMHYPEVMNGGLIRHNVQWVPELGLNMTFRMDGFAWLFTMLITGIGFLVVIYARYYMSPEDPVPRFYAYLLAFMGSMLGIVNSGNLIQLVVFWELTSVFSFLLIGYWYHNAAARDGARMALTITAVGGLCLLAAMLLIGYVVGSYDLDKVLASGSMIRGHKLYLPILILFLIGAFTKSAQFPFHVWLPNAMAAPTPVSAYLHSATMVKAGVFLMTRLWPVLAGTPEWFTIVGLAGMTTLLLGAFFAIFQQDIKGLLAYSTISHLGLITLLLSLGSPLGAVAAIFHMANHATFKASLFMAAGIIDHEAGTRDMRRLGGLFSLMPVTATLAMVASAAMAGVPLLNGFLSKEMFFAEAIEHHADSILDTAAPYVAVLASAFAVTYSIRFIHGVFFGPIPDDMPRRPHEPPFFMRAPATLLVMICLVVGIFPAQTVGVYLRSAATSVLGPEMPAFSLALWHGFNAPLAMSVLVLIAGSILYKLLKNYLATSEEGPPYFRELKGQRIFERVMVSVSWRWARLLESWLGTRRLQPQLSILCAIALLAGALSVARRGLPHPPLTFGNTDLLFTGLWLIGIVCAIGAAYQAKYHRLFAVILMGGAGLVTCVTFIWLSAPDLALTQLVVEVVTTVLILLGLRWLPKRFEAVSEGTSLITRARRGRDMVLAIACGAGTGFLAYLVMTRYPPPTIADYFLLNAYEQGGGRNVVNVILVDFRGFDTFGEIAVLGIVALTVFALLRRFRPAPDNIDSPEQQLLQLNQTPAPETGDAEAAPSVAEDYLYVPSVIMQWLFPVIMVFAAYLFLRGHDSPGGGFVAGVAMAAAFILQYMASGTRWVEERLRVLPVRWMGVGLLIAAATGMGAWAFGYPFLTSHAQYVAVPFIGKVPVATALIFDLGIFSLVMGATVLMLIAIAHQSIRKLRAAKIPATVTENA
- a CDS encoding Na+/H+ antiporter subunit C yields the protein MELVLALGIGALVGSGVWLLQRPRTYQLIVGLSLIGYGVNLFIFSMGRLRVNAAPVLVDGGPTDPSAYADPIPQALVLTAIVIGFATTALFLVVLLAARGLTGSDHVDGREP
- a CDS encoding monovalent cation/H+ antiporter subunit D — its product is MDLSNHLTIAPILLPLLTGALLLLFDERRHTLKALMSVGAVLLLIVVNMTLLEVADRGGTGVYLLGNWPAPFGIVLVLDRLSAVMLLMTSLLAIAALFFSLARWHKAGSHFHSLFQFLLMGLNGAFLTGDLFNLFVFFEVVLSASYGLLLHGSGPHRVRAGLHYVAINLAASALFLVGVSLIYGVTGTLNMADLVGRIGSVPPENRFLLEAGASILGIAFLVKAGMWPLCFWLPGAYSAAAAPVAAIFAVLSKMGIYVLMRLSPLLFGAAAGTSAGFDDKWLFAGGLATLAFGAIGVLASQAMVRLAAFSVLVSSGTLLAAVAMSDDRTTAAALYYMVNSTLTIGALFLLIELLDRAQDPAAAVLSVTMEAYGDGDEDEIEEEVGVTIPATLAILGVSFGICGILLSGLPPLSGFVGKFALLSAALDAGNRISTANWLFFAMLILSGLFALVAMLRAGIRIFWAPVEIIVPRVRVIEFVPVAFLLALCTWMTAQAGPTMRYLDATAQALHDPASYVRDVLSYAPVPPPMKAAQ
- a CDS encoding Na+/H+ antiporter subunit E, with amino-acid sequence MSRLLPYPLLTASLLLMWLLLNGATLGHLVLGLPIAMFASWTMASLQPSRPRIRRWSAIPRLLGLVSADIVKSNIAVARLVLSAPISTSRSGFILIPLTVADRTALAMLACILTATPGTAWVEYRSRKSLLLLHVLDVGDEQHWLDLVQDRYEPLLLEIFE
- a CDS encoding K+/H+ antiporter subunit F; translated protein: MSFTLLYWSLTISHWLLLAAMACCLARLVYGPRAQDRVLAFDALYVATMLFMLSLGIATRSTFFFDAALVIALLGFISTAALAKFLMRGEVIE
- the mnhG gene encoding monovalent cation/H(+) antiporter subunit G, which codes for MSDPTDLPLWAAILISLFLVLGSAITLLGAIGLLRFRNFYQRLHAPTLGTTFGAGGILISSIIFSQMTESRPVLHELLIAAFVTVTTPVTLMLLGRAALFRDRTEKNDIVPPFQP